AAAATCCTGCTCCATACTCGTGGCCGGCTATGTTTACGTGGTCGATCTGGAGCAGCTAGTGCAACAGCGTCAGAACGAGCCCACTCGTTGCCGCCGTGTGAAAAGGGATTTGGCCACCATACCCAAGAAAGGAGTGGCCGGTCTCCGGATCGAGGGCAACCAGGTGACCAGCGATACTGTGTTCAGCCGACCAGCACCCAATCCACCGACGACaaatacagcagcagcagctgcgtcTAGTTTCATTTCCACAATTGCCGCCACAGACGCTGCCATCCGGATTGCCAGCGACATCATTGGCTCCACGCTGGCCCATGCGGATGAGCTGACGCGAGGACTGGCGGCCAGCAACATCAGCGAGgataccagcagcagcagcggtgagCAAATCATGTCAAACAATCTACAGGACTctgaaacagcagcagcaccaggagcagTTGCACATACATCGCGCTCGCTTGCCTCCTCACACTCCAGCTCTATTCAAGATCTCCTGTTCAGCGCCACCGAGGATCTGTTGAACACCCAGCAGGTGAtagccagcaaccagcacaccATCGATCTTTTCGAGCAGGCCTTGAACGATTTCCAAGCCAGACTTACCTTGCACACCTTTGCGGACTCCagtgatgacgatgatgacgagaATGGGGATGCGGAAGGGCCGAATGTTGTTCCCGTGGAGGGGGAATCGAGGGATTT
The sequence above is a segment of the Drosophila pseudoobscura strain MV-25-SWS-2005 chromosome X, UCI_Dpse_MV25, whole genome shotgun sequence genome. Coding sequences within it:
- the Rnf146 gene encoding E3 ubiquitin-protein ligase RNF146-B isoform X1, which translates into the protein MSNYNEDINNEVIVISSDEEEELVYLETIDLTRDMPSTSAAAAARDANGIVGAARQTGPSPVATATNGETGPPGFDGASGTESAPLECAVCLQTCIHPARLPCGHIFCFLCIKGVAYKNRRCAMCRREIPAEFLDNPTLVNGIEDIWATRATEDGYQWYYEGRNGWWQYDYRTSQDIEEAFKKGEKSCSILVAGYVYVVDLEQLVQQRQNEPTRCRRVKRDLATIPKKGVAGLRIEGNQVTSDTVFSRPAPNPPTTNTAAAAASSFISTIAATDAAIRIASDIIGSTLAHADELTRGLAASNISEDTSSSSGEQIMSNNLQDSETAAAPGAVAHTSRSLASSHSSSIQDLLFSATEDLLNTQQVIASNQHTIDLFEQALNDFQARLTLHTFADSSDDDDDENGDAEGPNVVPVEGESRDLEASESQPNSKHEGL